A single region of the Streptomyces sp. AM 4-1-1 genome encodes:
- a CDS encoding MFS transporter translates to MACLGVFVAYLPVTTVSVSLPAIQRALGASTSELSWVSDAFVLPMAAFILTAGVFGDVHGRKKVFLTGLLLTAAGAATALSAATVQVVWIGQALAGLGAAALLPTTLALISHAVPDFRERGKYIGIWAMCLLGALAVGGVLAGTVVSHTEWRWIFVAPIPVALIAFVIAVRLLADSRAPHGRRLDWPGQITAALAITALVYGVIEGGAGSFTDAEVLVALAVAVISGVLFVRVERRSTSPMLDLSLFRSPGFAATTLVAMVMFMAMIGFFFVLSLYFGMVQHLDTLGAAWRMLLVTGAALVVSGPAGRLMHRLSTRGMITVGLLMVTASLLFLLGAGADTSFGSLSWRLILLGLGMGLVTTPMTATAVGSVPHQLAGMAAAGNNAFRQVGGALGPAVLGALLTSRAASALPGHLADAGVSDATGARVEAAVQANGLGGAGGVPLGAEAGRVWAAVGDSFLDGMHLCLIVAAALTFLAAVLAFVLLRTPRAATPSARIVRGGSGAETPATAVARTES, encoded by the coding sequence ATGGCCTGCCTGGGGGTCTTCGTCGCCTACCTGCCGGTCACGACGGTGTCGGTGAGCCTCCCGGCCATCCAGCGGGCGCTGGGTGCCTCGACCTCCGAACTGTCCTGGGTCTCGGACGCGTTCGTCCTGCCCATGGCCGCGTTCATCCTGACGGCGGGGGTGTTCGGCGATGTCCACGGACGCAAGAAGGTCTTCCTCACCGGTCTCCTGCTGACGGCCGCGGGAGCGGCCACCGCGCTGAGCGCGGCCACCGTGCAGGTCGTGTGGATCGGCCAGGCGCTGGCCGGCCTCGGCGCCGCCGCCCTCCTGCCCACGACGCTCGCCCTCATCAGCCACGCCGTGCCCGACTTCAGGGAACGCGGCAAGTACATCGGCATATGGGCGATGTGCCTGCTCGGCGCGCTCGCCGTCGGCGGGGTCCTGGCGGGCACCGTCGTCTCCCACACCGAGTGGCGCTGGATCTTCGTGGCGCCCATCCCGGTCGCGCTGATCGCCTTCGTCATCGCCGTACGGCTGCTCGCCGACTCGCGCGCCCCGCACGGGCGCCGTCTCGACTGGCCCGGCCAGATCACCGCCGCCCTCGCGATCACCGCGCTCGTCTACGGCGTGATCGAGGGCGGGGCCGGTTCCTTCACCGACGCCGAGGTCCTGGTGGCGCTCGCCGTGGCCGTGATCAGCGGCGTCCTGTTCGTACGCGTCGAACGACGCTCCACGAGCCCCATGCTCGACCTGTCCCTGTTCCGCAGCCCGGGCTTCGCCGCGACCACCCTCGTCGCGATGGTGATGTTCATGGCCATGATCGGGTTCTTCTTCGTCCTGAGCCTGTACTTCGGGATGGTCCAGCACCTCGACACCCTCGGCGCGGCCTGGCGGATGCTGCTGGTGACCGGGGCGGCCCTCGTCGTCAGCGGTCCGGCCGGCCGGCTCATGCACCGCCTCTCCACGCGCGGCATGATCACCGTCGGACTGCTGATGGTGACGGCCTCGCTGCTGTTCCTGCTGGGCGCGGGGGCCGACACGTCCTTCGGGTCCCTGTCCTGGCGGCTGATCCTGCTCGGCCTCGGCATGGGCCTGGTGACCACGCCCATGACGGCGACCGCCGTCGGTTCCGTCCCGCACCAGCTCGCCGGGATGGCCGCCGCCGGGAACAACGCCTTCCGGCAGGTCGGCGGAGCCCTGGGCCCGGCCGTCCTCGGCGCCCTGCTCACGAGTCGCGCCGCGAGCGCGTTGCCCGGCCACCTCGCCGACGCCGGGGTCTCCGACGCGACCGGCGCCCGCGTCGAGGCGGCCGTACAGGCCAACGGCCTCGGCGGCGCGGGCGGCGTCCCCCTGGGCGCCGAGGCCGGACGGGTGTGGGCCGCCGTCGGCGACTCCTTCCTCGACGGCATGCACCTGTGCCTGATCGTCGCCGCCGCGCTGACCTTCCTCGCCGCCGTACTGGCCTTCGTCCTCCTGCGCACCCCACGCGCGGCCACGCCTTCCGCCCGGATCGTACGAGGCGGCAGCGGCGCGGAGACCCCGGCCACCGCGGTGGCACGGACCGAGAGCTGA